One Mugil cephalus isolate CIBA_MC_2020 chromosome 12, CIBA_Mcephalus_1.1, whole genome shotgun sequence DNA segment encodes these proteins:
- the LOC125018067 gene encoding trace amine-associated receptor 13c-like, whose amino-acid sequence MTTFEEAELCFPHLNSSCRKTMRSHSASVFIYLILSLISLITVTLNLLVIISISHFKQLHTPTNLLLLSLAVSDCFVGLLMLFQIMLIDGCWFLGDLMCALYYVIAYICTSAAVGTMVLISVDRYVAICYPLQYPTKVTQRRVRICVCLCWICSVLFPSQILKDNVEQPGRYKSCSGECVVVVDNVTGIVDVLLSFTGPIAVIIVLYLRVFVVAVSQARAMRSHIAAVTLQGLVSVNAKKSELKAARTIGVVIVVFIICLCPYYCVTLTGQDALLNTSSVLFVLSLLYSNSCLNPIIYALFYPWFRKSVKHIVTLRILKPGSSEASIL is encoded by the exons ATGACGACCTTTGAAGAGGCCGAACTCTGCTTTCCACATCTCAACTCCTCCTGCAGGAAGACCATGCGTTCTCACTCAGCATCTGTCTTCATTTACCTGATACTGTCCCTCATCTCTCTGATCACTGTGACTCTTAACCTGCTggtcatcatctccatctcccacttCAA GCAGCTCCACACTCCaaccaacctcctcctcctctctctggctgtcTCAGATTGCTTCGTTGGCCTCCTTATGTTATTTCAAATCATGCTCATAGATGGCTGCTGGTTCCTTGGTGATCTAATGTGTGCCCTGTATTATGTTATAGCCTACATTTGTACCTCTGCTGCAGTAGGAACCATGGTGCTGATATCGGTTGACCGCTATGTGGCCATTTGTTATCCTCTGCAATATCCCACTAAAGTCACTCAGAGAAGAGTTCgtatctgtgtttgtctgtgttggaTCTGTTCTGTTCTCTTTCCTAGTCAGATTCTGAAAGATAATGTGGAACAACCAGGCAGGTATAAATCCTGCTCTGGAgagtgtgtggttgttgttgataATGTTACAGGGATTGTAGATGTCCTGTTGTCCTTTACTGGTCCTATAGCTGTCATCATAGTTCTGTATCTGAGAGTgtttgtggtggctgtgtctcAGGCTCGTGCCATGAGGTCTCATATTGCAGCTGTCACTCTACAGGGCTTGGTGAGTGTTAATGCAAAGAAATCTGAGCTGAAAGCAGCCAGGACTATTGGCgttgtcattgttgtgtttatAATATGTCTCTGTCCATATTACTGCGTTACACTTACAGGCCAGGACGCCCTACTCAATACTTCATctgttctatttgttttaagTCTTTTATATTCTAATTCCTGTTTAAACCCGATCATCTATGCTCTGTTTTACCCCTGGTTCAGAAAATCTGTTAAACATATTGTTACACTTCGGATACTGAAGCCTGGCTCCTCTGAGGCCAGCATACTGTAG
- the LOC125018043 gene encoding protein NLRC3-like — MTEVLKMEEEEDGAESTVSRCLSMKSDESKGEPPVFSEEPGPSGTKGQYLCRSVDHCRLCRPASTVSGCLSMKSDGSRRQPPDFSEEPGPSDTKERKRSPVSVEEQLSCCALCQDPVSKSCGHWFCRQCITSYWDQSASSGHSSCPQCGQRSTTRPGLQTASQSSTGQIVVLQEVLDEHKISLRRRCEHVTEGTDVTGRGTLLNRIYTELYITEGQSEEVNKQHEVKQLEKVSKMKALHDTPIRCHDIFKALPEQQRHIRVALTYGVAGVGKTFSVQKFTLDWAESLENQDVSVVIVLSFRELNLIKDEQYSLLRLLHVFHPTLQKVTAEQLAAWKLLFIFDGLDESRLSLDFNNSEVVSDVTQKASVNVLLTNLIKGNLLPSALVWITSRPAAANQIPPTCVDRVTEVRGFTDAQKEEYFRRRFSDEELSSRIISHIKTSRSLHILCGVPVFCWITATVLEHMLTTEQRGELPKTLTDMYSHFVMVQTKRKKNKYHDGHETSPQELMEADREVLLKLGRLAFEHLEEGNIMFYQEDLERCGLDVTEASVYSGVCTEIFKRESVIFQKSVYCFVHLSVQEFLSAVYMFHCYTSKKTEVLMDFLGTDHQVSAKSLDGFLYGTMKKSLLSKNGHLDLFVRFLHGLSLESNQRLLGGLLGQTENSPEIIQRIINKLKEMNTDEISPDRSINIFHCLMEMNDLSVHQEIQEFLKSENRSEKELSEIHCSALAYMMQMSEEVLDEFDLTKYNTSNEGRRRLIPAVRNCRKARLTHCGLSETHCDVVAPALKSNPSYLTELELKDSRVKHLSAGLESPNCKLETLRLINCSLSEISRDSLGPALKSNPSHLKHLELTDNNLEDSGVKQLCGFLESPHCRLETLRLRSCSLSEISCDSLGPALKSNPSHLKHLDLSRNSLKDSGVKQLCGFLESPDCRLETLELSDCCLSEISCDSLVSALKSNPSHLKHLDLSNNNLKDSGVKQLLDLVKSPDYKLETLMEVMMFVKRTVCELREDELCPDDPEVEAAAACV, encoded by the exons ATGACTGAAGTTctgaagatggaggaagaggaggatggagcagagtctacagtatccagatgtctgtctatgaagagtgacgaGTCCAAAGGTGAACCTCCAGTcttcagtgaagaacctggaccctcaggcACAAA aggTCAGTACCTCTGTAGATCTGTAGACCACTGTAGACTCTGTAGACCAGCGTCTACAGTATCCGgatgtctgtctatgaagagtgacggGTCCAGAAGACaacctccagacttcagtgaagaacctggaccctcagacacaaa agagCGGAAGAGGAgtcctgtttctgtggaggagcagctgtcctgctgtgctttgtgtcaggatCCAGTCTCTAAAagctgtggacactggttctgCAGACAGTGTATCACCTCGTACTGGGACCAGTCTGCTTCATCAGgacactcctcctgtccccagtgtggaCAAAGATCCACAACAAGACCTGGACTGCAGACAGCCAGTCAGAGCAGCACTGGACAAA TTGTTGTTCTTCaggaggttttagatgaacataagatcagtctgaggcggagatgtgaacatgtgactgaaggaactgatgtaacaggaagaggaaccctcctcaacaggatctacactgagctctacatcacagaggggcagagtgaagaggttaataaacaacatgaggtgaagcagcttgAGAAAGTTTCCAAGATGAAGGCTctccatgacactccaatcaggtgccacgacatctttaaagccttacctgaacaacagagacacatcagagtggCTCTGACCTATGGCGTCGCTGgtgttggaaaaaccttctcagtgcagaagttcactctggactgggcagagagtttggaaaaccaagatgtcagtgtggtgattgtgctttcgttcagggagctgaacttgatcaaagatgagcagtacagtcttctcaggctgctccatgttttccatccaacattacagaaggtcacagcagagcagctggctgcctggaaacttttgttcatctttgacggcctggatgaaagcagactttcattggacttcaacaacagtgaggttgtgtctgatgtcacacaaaaggcatcagtcaacgtgctgctgacaaacctcatcaaggggaacctgcttccctcggctctggtctggatcacttccagacctgcagcagccaatcagatccctcctacatgtgttgacagggtaacagaagtacgaggcttcactgacgcccagaaggaggagtacttcaggaggagattcagtgatgaagagctgtccagcagaatcatctcccacatcaagacctccaggagcctccacatcctgtgtggagtcccagtcttctgctggatcactgctacagttctggagcacatgttgactacagagcagagaggagaactgcccaagaccctgactgacatgtactcacactttgtgatggttcagacaaaaaggaagaagaacaagtaccatgACGGACATGAGACgagtccacaggagctgatggaggctgacagggaagttcttctgaagctggggaggctggcgtttgaacatctggaggaaggaaacatcatgttctaccaagaagacctggagcgctgtggtctggatgtgacagaggcctcagtgtactcaggagtttgtacagagatcttcaaaagagagagtgtgatcttccagaaatcagtctattgctttgttcatctgagcgttcaggagtttctgtctgcagtctacatgttccactgttacaccagcAAGAAGACAGAGGTTCTTATGGACTTTCTGGGGACAGACCACCAGGTCTCTGCTAAGTCTCTGGATGGCTTCCTGTATGGAACCATGAAGAAATCACTGctcagtaaaaatggtcacctggacctgtttgttcgcttccttcatggcctctctctggagtccaaccagaggCTCTTAGGGGGTCTGCTGGgacagacagagaacagtccagaaatcattCAGAGAATcatcaacaagctgaaggagatgaacaCTGATGAAatctctcctgacagaagcatcaacattttccactgtctgatggagatgaacgacctctcagttcatcaggagatccaagagttcctgaagtcagagaacagatcagagaaggaactctctgagatccactgctcagctctggcctacatgatgcagatgtcagaggaggttctggatgagtttgacctgacGAAGTACAACACATCAAATGAGGGACGACGaagactgatcccagctgtgaggaactgcagaaaggctcg ACTTACTCattgtggactctcagagactcaCTGTGATGTTGTGGccccagctctgaagtccaacccttcctatctgacagaACTGGAACTGAAGGATTCaagagtgaagcatctgtctgctggactggagagtccaaactgtaaactggagactctgag gttgattaactgcagtttgtcagagatcagccgtgattctctgggaccagctctgaagtccaacccctcccatctgaaacatctggaactgactgacaacaacctggaggattcaggagtgaagcagctgtgtggttttctggagagtccacactgtagactggagactctgag attgaggagctgcagtttgtcagagatcagctgtgattccttgggaccagctctgaagtccaacccctcccatctgaaacatctggacctgagtagaaacagtctgaaggattcaggagtgaagcagctgtgtggttttctggagagtccagactgtagactggagactctgga
- the LOC125017227 gene encoding trace amine-associated receptor 13c-like, with product MTTFEEAELCFPHLNSSCRKTMRSHSASVFIYLILSLISLITVTLNLLVIISISHFKQLHTPTNLLLLSLAVSDCFVGLLMLFQIMLLDGCWFLGDLMCALYYVFSYVITLGAIGTMVLISIDRYVAICYPLQYPTKVTQRRVRICVCLWWICSVLFPSQVLKDNVQQPGRYKSCSGECVIVVDNVTAIADLLLSFVGPVTVIIVLYLRVFVVAVSQARAMRSNITALTLQRSGKVTAKKSELKAARTLGIVIVVFLICLCPYFCVTLTGQDTLLNSSSIAFVLCLFYFNSCLNPIIYALFYPWFRKTLKHIVTLQILKPGSSEASIMK from the exons ATGACGACCTTTGAAGAGGCTGAACTCTGCTTTCCACATCTCAACTCCTCCTGCAGGAAGACCATGCGTTCTCACTCAGCATCTGTCTTCATTTACCTGATACTGTCCCTCATCTCTCTGATCACTGTGACTCTTAACCTGCTggtcatcatctccatctcccacttCAA GCAGCTCCACACTCccaccaacctcctcctcctctctctggctgtcTCAGATTGCTTCGTGGGCCTCCTCATGTTATTTCAAATCATGCTCTTAGATGGCTGCTGGTTCCTTGGTGATCTAATGTGTGCCCTGTATTATGTTTTTTCATATGTCATCACCTTGGGTGCCATAGGAACCATGGTGCTGATATCGATTGACCGCTATGTGGCCATTTGTTATCCTCTACAATATCCCACTAAAGTCACTCAGAGAAGAGTTCgtatctgtgtttgtctgtggtgGATCTGTTCTGTTCTCTTTCCAAGTCAGGTTTTGAAAGATAATGTGCAACAACCAGGCAGGTATAAATCCTGCTCTGGAGagtgtgtgattgttgttgaTAATGTTACAGCAATAGCAGATCTTCTCTTGTCCTTTGTTGGTCCTGTTACTGTCATCATAGTTCTGTATCTGAGAGtatttgtggtggctgtgtctcAAGCTCGTGCCATGCGCTCTAATATTACAGCTCTTACTCTGCAGCGTTCAGGGAAAGTAACAGCTAAGAAGTCGGAACTGAAAGCAGCCAGGACTCTTGgcattgtcattgttgtgtttctgataTGTCTCTGTCCATATTTCTGTGTTACTCTTACAGGTCAGGACACCCTACTCAATTCTTCATCTATTGcgtttgttttatgtctgttcTATTTTAACTCCTGTCTAAATCCGATCATCTATGCTCTGTTTTACCCCTGGTTCAGAAAAACTCTTAAACATATTGTTACACTTCAGATACTGAAGCCTGGCTCCTCTGAGGCCagcataatgaaatga
- the LOC125018068 gene encoding trace amine-associated receptor 13c-like — MMEGDELCFPQLFNSSCRKPKRPEFEVMLIHILLSSISLLTVILNLLVIVSIYHFRQLHTPTNLLLLSLAVSDFFVGLLMCFQIMLINGCWFLSDLMCVLYQYLSYIITSASVGTMVLISVDRYVAICYPLHYPTKITQRRVQICVSLCWLCSVFLQSLNLKDNLKQPGRYNSCSGECVIVIDYIARMADLILTFVVPITVIVILYLRVFVVAVSQARIIRSHIAAVSQQHSVTLTIKKSELKAARTLGVVIIVFLMCMCPFFCVTLTGQDNLLNASSAAFIICLFYFNSCLNPIIYAFFYPWFRKSIKMIVTLEILQSGSCNDNVL, encoded by the exons atgatggagggagatgaacTCTGCTTCCCACAACTCTTCAACTCCTCCTGCAGAAAGCCAAAGCGTCCTGAATTTGAAGTCATGCTGATTCACATCCTGCTGTCGTCCATCTCTCTGCTCACTGTCATCCTCAACCTGCTTGTCATCGTCTCCATCTACCACTTCAG gcagctccacactcccaccaacctcctcctcctctctctagcTGTCTCAGATTTCTTTGTAGGACTCCTCATGTGCTTCCAGATCATGCTCATAAATGGATGCTGGTTCCTCAGTGACCTGATGTGTGTCTTGTATCAGTATCTATCATACATCATCACCTCTGCGTCAGTAGGAACCATGGTGCTCATATCTGTTGACCGCTATGTGGCCATTTGTTATCCTTTACATTATCCCACCAAAATCACCCAGAGGAGAGTTCAgatctgtgtctctttgtgttggctctgttctgttttcttgcAAAGTCTAAACCTGAAGGACAATCTGAAACAACCTGGGAGGTATAACTCCTGCTCCGGAGAGTGTGTGATTGTTATTGATTACATTGCTAGGATGGCAGATctcattttgacttttgttgtTCCCATCACTGTCATCGTGATTCTGTATCTCAGAGTgtttgtggtggctgtgtctcAGGCTCGAATCATACGCTCCCACATTGCAGCTGTAAGTCAGCAGCACTCAGTCACATTGACCATTAAGAAGTCTGAGCTGAAGGCAGCCAGGACCCTCGGCGTTGTCATCATCGTGTTTCTGATGTGTATGTGTCCGTTTTTCTGCGTGACGCTCACAGGACAAGATAACCTGCTCAATGCCTCCTCTGCTGCCTTCATTATTTGTCTCTTCTACTTTAACTCGTGCCTAAACCCAATCATCTACGCCTTCTTCTACCCCTGGTTCAGAAAATCTATTAAAATGATTGTCACACTTGAAATCCTGCAGTCTGGCTCTTGTAATGACAACGTGCTGTAG